Genomic DNA from Excalfactoria chinensis isolate bCotChi1 chromosome 22, bCotChi1.hap2, whole genome shotgun sequence:
TCCAATGGCGGGGAGCAGCCGTGCCTGTACGGCGCGGGCTGGAGGGCAGAAAGCAGCCCCCCACATCCACACCTAAACCCAGACCAAGGGACGTGTATGAGGGGAAACGCTTGGAGCAACTTCAACTACTATCCAGCTTCCCAAAGAAGCACGCAGCAGCAGCTGTCCAAGCATGACCAAAGGCAGGATTCCATAAAGAAATCCCGGCACCCGGGACTGCAGCAACCTGCTGACATTCCTCACTATAAATCGAGCAAACTCGAGGACAGGGCTGCTGAGCCTGCTGGCCACATTCCTCAGTCTGAGGACCAGGTTCAGATTGAGACAGAAGCGGAATCTCCTCACGTGGGGTTTCAGTACGGCCAGGGCTCCGACGTGATCTCCAGGCGCTCAGccgtgtcgcagcaggagcGCGACTCGCCCCGTCCTTCCAGCAAATCCAAGTCTCCCAAAGCGGACGAGCAGTACCCCAGCATGCCCTCCATTGTAGGTGTGATGGGCGGCTGGGCTGAAGGTAGGAGGGAGTCTCCATGCTGCCTGCTGTGTCAGTGAGAAACACACAGTGCTGAAGGAGCGAGCATTTACCGGAAGGGCTTTGTGTTTTCCTGAGCTGTAGGCTTGGAAAGCTGAGATCAGCTCCTGGAGAATGATGAATAAGTGAAGTTTAGCTTTTCAAAGTACATATTCTCTGTGTCTAAGAGCTACACAGTCACGATCAGTTTGGTTTCTTATGCTCACTTTAATGTTGCTGATAGCCCGCTCCTTTTCCCTCGATGTTGTAATTTACACAAGAGCTGTATCTGAAAAGACCTACAGTGTTTATTAAATAGAAGCGattttctattctgtttctgttgctttctgtaACTGGAGTAACTAAATGAGGGGTATGTTACgacttcttttaaaaatcaaactgtttCCTAGCAGATGATCTACCCAGGATGAGGTTCAAGTGCCCATTCTGCACCCACAtggtgaaaagaaaagcagaccTGAAGCGTCACCTCCGGTGCCACACAGGAGAGCGGCCGTACCCGTGTGAGGCGTGTGGGAAGAGGTTCAGCAGGCTGGATCACCTCAGCAGCCATTTCCGCACTGTACGTATTGTTGGTAACTGTGAGCTTCACTTGATGTGTGAATCTGTCTCAGTGTGATTAAACACAGTGCCAGCCTGTCTGGTTGATGCATTGACTCCCGCAAAGAAGAGGGAGTAGATAATTAACTTGGTTTTGCTTAAGTCCATTTGGAGCATAATTCCAATGAAAGAGGATGAGTTTCTTTGTTGGCTCACAAAGGCATTGCACTGCGTGAGTTCTGCAATAGGGATGAAGTGCACACCTGGAGCTCCTGTGGATGTTTCATGATTAATGTCTGACTGCTGCTCAGAATGAGTTAATGCCAACATTTGATGTCACTCTAGCTTTACTTTTTATCATAAAACGCTTCCTCTCTGATACCATATACATGGATTCCTCTCAATTTTCCAGATTCATCAGGCCTGTAAGCTTATCTGCAGGAAGTGTAAACGCCACGTGACTGAGCTGACGGGACAGGTGGTGCAGGAGGGGACCAGGCGCTACAGGCTCTGCAACGAGTGCCTGGCTGAAGCTGGCATTGACAGCATCCGCATTGACTTGGAGGCTGAAGCGCCCCTTGAATTTCCAGCAGACGGAGATAAGGATTCCAGGTGGCACTATGGGGAAGACAACAAATCCGATGTGGAGATCGTGGAGGACGGGTCGTCTGACCTGGTCATCCAGCAGGTTGATGACAGTGAGGATgaagcagaggagaaggaagtAAAGCCAAATATTAGGTAGTTGTGAGACAAACACGAGTGCATGGAATTCCTTTTACGTGGAAATCCTGTCTTGCCCGTGAGCCCTCCACCAGCCTGCAGAGACCTGCTGGTTTCTCTTGGACAGGCCCAGACTTGCATGTGTTCATGGACATATCATTGAGTCCATCCTGAGTTTTGCTATCGAAATACCCATACTTTGCTTCATTAGAAATAATGCGCCCTTCGATGGAGTAACGGCTGATCCCAGAGGCTGAAGTACAAGGACGAGGTTTTACGGTACAGTGAGTCTCTTCTCAAAACCTCTTTCAAAGAGGTAAGGTCTAAATGCTTAAAAAAGCTGCACACCGGTGTAAATTACTCTTCAGCATTCAGAAATAAAGATAATTTTCCATGAAATTTCATTAAGTCTTCATATTATATTGTGATTAGGAAAGCTAGgcaaagaattaagaaaaagcatataaaaatgtTTAGCATGTAactggaaaagcattttcttgtaaaatTTATTCCCTCTGAAAACAGGGAATTCAGTCTGAGATGTGTTTTTATAGCCATTTGTACAGTACTTTGTCTTAATACAAATATCTGTGGATGtaatctacctggacttcagcaaagcctttggctccatctcccacagcactgcggaggagctgcagcccgtGGCTGGGAGAGGTGCACTCTTCACTGGGTGAAAAGCTGCCTGGATGGCCAGGCCtagagtggtggtgaatggagtgCCAtccagctggcagccagcagtgctccccaggggttggtgtTGAGGCCAGCCCTGTTTAGTACCTTTACTGATGACGTGGACAAGGAGATGGAGTCTGACGGAGGGATGTGGATGGGCTGCATTGCTGAGCTGAGGCCATTGGGATGAGCTTTGACACGACCGAGTGCAGCATTTCAGTGACAAAAACGCCTCGTATTGCCACAGGCCTGGGGCAGCAcggctggaaagctgcatagGAAATCCCTGCTTGTATTTGGCCTGGATGAAGGGGAAAACTGTGCCAATCCAGGCCTGAAACCTTAACTGCGAACAGCAAAGATGACACTATTAATTCCTGTATACTTCAGGGAGTTTCTAGAAGCAAAGGGATTTCTGGATCAATACCCAATTTAATTAGGTATTGTACATCTAAGAATAGTGGGACTGGAttctttaggggaaaaaaaagacatgaagtGGCTACAAGGGGCAAATGGAACAATCTGCCCATAAGAAGACATTAAGTACAGGCAAAAGAATGACGGACTTGCCCTGGTGAAGCAGGGTTTCATTGCTCTTATACATCTTTATTATTCTCAACGCCATCCCTGAATGCTTGTAGtcatttttaaagtatcttATAAGCCTGGAGCAGAGCCCACAGCTCAGTTAcgttttgtatttaaaaagatgACCATTTTACATCTCCCGCTTTACTTTAAGTtgttgtttccttgtttttgtaTTACAAAACAAGATGAATGTTAAGTGCCTTATATCTTCCATGCTCTTCATTTTACGTATCCAAtcatatattttgtttgttttcctctaaattaaaataacgctgttttattttcttttaatctccTTGCATTGCATCTTGTGATCGCCGCCTTCACGCTCCTGTAAGGACCACCTGCCATTCATTAGCAGAAataacagttttttttccaaaaagggaaagcaaagacCATAATGGGCTGTTACCAAGAACTTAATTCACTGTCCCGGAATGGATCTGAATATTGCTTTTAGAACTCTGCCAACTCACACAAAAGACACTTCATTGTATCCTTAGATGCTGAAGAAGGCTGTACAGAACTGCTTTGAATTCTGCTAACATTGGCTAATATAAACCATATAAACCCCACAAAAAAAGCTCCAAATGAACAAACCTTTCAAACTCTGTACGTATCATTGTCCCGTTTGGGATATACGCTGCTCCagataggagaaaaaaaggcaaaaccatCCATTTATTGTGAGCTGTGAAAATAGTTACGAGCACCACAAGTCCCTGCAGAAGGGGGCTGTCAGGTACCGACCCTGTTACACGCtggattctttctttcctcctggcTCTTAAACATTCCATCCTCCAGGACTTTGGGATCCTTCTCattgatttcttcattttcactaAAGGCTTGTACAAAACCCTTTTCTGTTACGTATAAACCTGTTACGGAATACATGACAgcatttcttccctgaagcattTGGTCACTGTCAAAGCCTTCCATGCCTCAGCCATGACAGTGTCATCATTTCTCGTGCTTTGGTTTTGTAGTTGGCAAAAGCACCTGCCTTTGAACTTCAGATATTCTGAATGGGGCAAACAGCACCAGATCTTCAGCTCCACTTATTATTCAATTTGACCTTTCCAAAGCTCAAAAATGCCTGACCAGCTGCAACTACAGCCGAATGGGTGTCAGTGTCTGGATGCCGGGATCACTTTCAATTTGCATGCCTGAGCATAACAGCGCACACCCATTTGCAGTCCTTTGGTTTTGGATGTCCTCCGCTGTTTGAATACAAGACTTTCCTGTTACAAAAATGCTCCTATtgaataaagaaatatatcCTACTCTACAGAACTACAAATATTTCCCATTCAGGTGGCGCCTTCCTTCCATATACGAAAGCTATCCAGCCGCTAACAATAGCGGTGCAGTGTATATGCGCTAAGATAGCGGCCTCCCGCACGGCGTGTGGGCGTGAGAGAGGAAGGCAGCGAAGGCTGCAGGGCGGTCAGGCGGAGgaagctgctgggctgtgcctgcAATCGGTGCGTTGCCCCTTTAATTGTGTCCCCAGCCCTCGGGCGTCTCTGTCCAACGCCCACGTCAGCAAATAAAtaccttttgtttctctcccGCTCGGGCTTCGGAGTGTGCCCCGACTGGAGCCGGGAACCCCGCATCCTCCGCCTGCCCGTCCATCGCGGCCGAGCGAGCGGCAGCCGCCCGCGGAACCCCGGCGGTGAGTGACGGCCGGGGCGGAGGGAGCCCGTGcttggggctgcaggcgggaCACCGCCGGGATCCGCAGCCCGCGGGCCGGCCGTGCCGGGAGCCGCCGCCGGGAGCCGGGCGGGCCGCGGAGCCCCGGCAGCGCCGCGCGGGCGCCATTTGCAGCCCCGGGCGCGGCGGCGAGAAGCCGGGCGCGGCAACAAAGGGCTGCGCGGGAGCGGGCGGCGGGTGCGCGGAGAGCGGGGCCGCGGAGGGGCGCGCGGGGGACTCCGCCGAGCGGAGCCGGCGCGGGCGGCGGGACCGGGGGCGGCTCGGGCCACGCCGAGCGCCCGGcagcgggcggcggggcggggagaGCGGAGCCGGGGCTCCGGGACGGCGGGCGGAGCGGGCGGCGCGCCCTGCCTGTAGCCGAGCCGAGCCGAAGGCAGCGCGCGGCTCGGGACGGCGGCCGAGGGCGCTGCTCCGCGTTCCCCTGTGCTGGTCTCTGAACCGTTACCGTTCGAGGCTGCAGTCCTGTATTATAGCACCCGGTATTCGTGCGGAAGAATCATTTCAGCTCTTTCACAGTTAATTTCCTGTGGTCTGTTACTGTATGGCGCTGAGATGTGTATAGAGTCTTAGCTATGTTAGGTATGTTACAACATGCAGAGCTTTCGGATCCTTAAACACGGGGCTCATCCATTAAAATAGGATTCAGTaccatttgtttcatttttcgTCGTCACAAtcgtgtttgttttttgctgtagAGGAGGACTCCCCGCTGATCCCCTATTGGGATGGAGATTTCGTCCCACCAGTTTCACCTCCTGGAGCAGCTGAACGAGCAGCGGAAGCAGGACCTGTTCTGTGACTGCAGCATCCTGGTGGAGGGGCAGGTGTTCAGGGCGCACCGCAATGTGCTGTTTGCCAGCAGCGGGTACTTCAAGATGCTCCTTTCGCAGAGCTCCAAGGACACGAGCCAGCCGACTGTCGCGACTTTCGAGGTCTTCTCTCCAGAGACGTTTATGGTTATCCTGGACTTCGTGTACTCGGGAATATTGCCCTTAACGGGTCAGAACGTGATAGAAGTGATGTCTGCAGCCAGCTACCTGCAGATGACAGACATTCTTAACGTCTGCAAGACATTCATTAAGTCGTCTCTGGATATTAATGAGAAGGAGAAGGATCACTACCTGAGCCTGTCGGCCAAAAGCACAGCCGGTGAGCCTGCTCACGCTTCGCTTTATCGCTcaaggaggaaagcaaagagcaacCCAAGGCGCTCCTATTGCGTTCCAGATGAAAAGGCCAATGTGGTGAGCGAAAATTCCTGGAGCAGTTACAGCACTTATCTGTCCTCACAGGTGATCCTTCAGCGGGCGGAAACGCAGCTCTCAAAGAGGGGCAGAAAGCAGGGCTCGGCCAGGAAGCGCCGAAAGCACTTAGGGCTGTCCCAGACACGTGAGTTTGTGcagtgcaaagcaaacaaagctgaGCGGGCTGAGGGTTGTAATGCATCAGACTGCAACCACAGCTCTCGAGCTAAAGAGGAGGCTGAATTTGATGCCGAGAATGACGTTGGTCACGGTGATGATGGCTATAATCCCGAATCAGAAGGGACACCCAAGAGGTGGTCTGTTGCTCAACTGGAAGAACTGTCACAAACTTCTGAGCTCATGGAATTAAAGGCAGAAGAACTGTACAGCTCAGTGCCCACAGTTTTAGGTGTAATGAGTAGTTGGAATGAAGGTAAAAAGTACATTTGATTTTGCACAGTTTGTTGTTATTTAGAGGAAGCGAGATGGGAGAATTTCCTAAGGCTCTCCATGATGTTTGTTGTTCCCTTGGTCTGCTCTGCTGTAGTGCCTAACAGAGCGTGAGGCTCTAAAGCCAGAACGAGGCATGAGGATTAGAATCCGAGCCTGACCCAGGTGCTGTGTGAGCTTCAAATAAGACCTGCCTGATGATTTGGCCCCAAACAGAGCTGAACGGAGCTCATTATAACAGCACAAGTTTATGATGATACACATCCTAATATACCACAGGGATGGTCAATAGTTATGAAGCACTAGCTGCTGAAAGAGGCTGGTGACAATGTATGATGCACTTACATGTTTATGATCATACTATATCTAAAAAGTACACAGAGTAAGAAAGAATGCACCATCAAATACCGAATATATTCAGTGAACAATTAGTAGTGTTGGGGTGTGGGGGGGATTATAGGTTTGGATTTTTCCTGTTGAGTGACAACCCAAAGGACAAACAAACTGCTGCTCATTTAAGCtcagaaataacaaaactgcTCTGAGAAGCCGCTGTGGTTTGATGCATGACCTGTGCTCCTCATTGCAGACTTACCTCGCATGCGGTTCAAGTGCCCGTTCTGCACACACACCGTGAAGCGCCGCGCGGACCTGAAGCGTCACCTGCGGTGCCACACCGGGGAGCGGCCGTACCCGTGTGAGGCGTGTGGGAAGAGGTTCACCCGGCTGGAGCACCTGCGGAACCACTTCATGACGGTACGGCAGCGCGGGGGGCCTGGGGAAAGAAGCACGAGGGTCTGTTGGTGCCGCTGCTCAGCCACTGCTGcaaccagcacagcttcactCACTGAAGTTGGCAGACTTTGCTTCTTTGAGTGACTCagtgatgtgtttgtttttgacCGTAGTGTTATTGGATGAACACTGACACGTCCAATTCTAAACCCCTTTAGATACATCAAGCTGGCAAGCTCGTCTGCAGGAAGTGCAAGCGCCAGGTGAGCGAGCAGACGGGCTGCGTTGTGCAGCAGGGAACGCGGCGCTACAGGCTGTGCCACAAGTGTCTGACTGAGACCAACCTGCAGGGCAGCCCCGCGGGGATGGATGCTGAGCGCTGCCCTGTCAGCTCCGTGGGAAGCAAACATTGCAGGTGGGCTCTGGAGGAGGATCAGAAGTCGGATGACGACACAGCGGAGGAAGAGCCGTATAATTTGGTTGTCCGACGTGTTGCGGACGGCGCTGCAGATGAGACAGACGAAAAGGTGAAGCCAAACCTTAGGTAGATAGTTTTGTATATTTGTTACTGCTGTATTCAAGATTAAATTACTCGTGTTCTACCAGCTAATACTGGCTTATTAGCTTCATTAAGTGCTGTTAAAGTTCTGTTGCAAGAAGCAAAATATGGACTCCAAAGAAATTGGTTTGTGCTTATAAACATCCAGCAGTGTAACTTCTGCAAATACCCAGAATTTACTGTCTGGAAACTATTTAGAAgaattgttttgcattttgacCAAGTTTTGCTCAGAGCTTCTGTTCataatgaatatataaataagCTTTTCCACAAGGAAGGTTATAAAGCatacagattaaaaacaaacaagaacaaacgGCTGTGGATAATGGATAATTTGCTTTGGAAAGGTCTTACAAAAGCAAGCATCTAAGAAGCATAAAAGCTTTTTGTTGACACTAATTGACACCTAGGAAGTTAAGAAACCCTCCCCTCCCATTGTAAAGGGTCGGCCCGCCCCGGCGCTGCTCCTTACCCACAGCAGCGCTCCCGCCTCAGGCTCTGTGGAAGGCAGCCTCACACTCGACGCCTGATTGGCTGCTCCCAGTCACCTGACCCAGCCAGCCAATGAGGTGGCGGAGCACATTCCCGCCCAACTCTGAGGACTTGGCCATGGCGGCGCAGGGCCGGGCCTCGCTCCgtccccacagcagcacagcggGGCGCCCGGGTTCGTCCTGAGTGAAAACCCCACTCAGTTCTGTATGTTCGGCAAACGAATCCATCTCCAGCCTCATTTACAGGAGGGTTTGCACACCGTTGTGGAGAACAAAGCATGAATGCAATTGATTAACCTCAAACATCACCAACAATAATGACTCACACAGAAGTTCTACCAGTCAACGCTTTATTTCAACACTAAAactttctaattaaaaaaaaaaaaattatattttatccCTTTAAAACCCGATTTAAAACACCTTTACAGCAAATCAGAGATGAGGCAGCCATAGGTTTACCACAGGGCAGAGCTTCCctcatcccatgggctgctgctgggaccaGGCACAGGGAGCCCTTGGAAACGTATTTATAGTAAAGCAGCC
This window encodes:
- the ZBTB8A gene encoding zinc finger and BTB domain-containing protein 8A isoform X2; translation: MEISSHQFHLLEQLNEQRRQDLFCDCSILVEGQVFKAHRNVLFASSGYFKMLLSQSSKEMTQPTTATFQAFSPDTFTVILDFVYSGKLSLTGQNVIEVMSAASYLQMTDVISVCKTFIKSSLDISEKEKDRYFSLSDKEVNSNGGEQPCLYGAGWRAESSPPHPHLNPDQGTCMRGNAWSNFNYYPASQRSTQQQLSKHDQRQDSIKKSRHPGLQQPADIPHYKSSKLEDRAAEPAGHIPQSEDQVQIETEAESPHVGFQYGQGSDVISRRSAVSQQERDSPRPSSKSKSPKADEQYPSMPSIVGVMGGWAEDDLPRMRFKCPFCTHMVKRKADLKRHLRCHTGERPYPCEACGKRFSRLDHLSSHFRTIHQACKLICRKCKRHVTELTGQVVQEGTRRYRLCNECLAEAGIDSIRIDLEAEAPLEFPADGDKDSRWHYGEDNKSDVEIVEDGSSDLVIQQVDDSEDEAEEKEVKPNIR
- the ZBTB8A gene encoding zinc finger and BTB domain-containing protein 8A isoform X1; protein product: MEISSHQFHLLEQLNEQRRQDLFCDCSILVEGQVFKAHRNVLFASSGYFKMLLSQSSKEMTQPTTATFQAFSPDTFTVILDFVYSGKLSLTGQNVIEVMSAASYLQMTDVISVCKTFIKSSLDISEKEKDRYFSLSDKEVNSNGGEQPCLYGAGWRAESSPPHPHLNPDQGTCMRGNAWSNFNYYPASQRSTQQQLSKHDQRQDSIKKSRHPGLQQPADIPHYKSSKLEDRAAEPAGHIPQSEDQVQIETEAESPHVGFQYGQGSDVISRRSAVSQQERDSPRPSSKSKSPKADEQYPSMPSIVGVMGGWAEADDLPRMRFKCPFCTHMVKRKADLKRHLRCHTGERPYPCEACGKRFSRLDHLSSHFRTIHQACKLICRKCKRHVTELTGQVVQEGTRRYRLCNECLAEAGIDSIRIDLEAEAPLEFPADGDKDSRWHYGEDNKSDVEIVEDGSSDLVIQQVDDSEDEAEEKEVKPNIR
- the LOC140261595 gene encoding zinc finger and BTB domain-containing protein 8A-like isoform X1 — protein: MEISSHQFHLLEQLNEQRKQDLFCDCSILVEGQVFRAHRNVLFASSGYFKMLLSQSSKDTSQPTVATFEVFSPETFMVILDFVYSGILPLTGQNVIEVMSAASYLQMTDILNVCKTFIKSSLDINEKEKDHYLSLSAKSTAGEPAHASLYRSRRKAKSNPRRSYCVPDEKANVVSENSWSSYSTYLSSQVILQRAETQLSKRGRKQGSARKRRKHLGLSQTREFVQCKANKAERAEGCNASDCNHSSRAKEEAEFDAENDVGHGDDGYNPESEGTPKRWSVAQLEELSQTSELMELKAEELYSSVPTVLGVMSSWNEDLPRMRFKCPFCTHTVKRRADLKRHLRCHTGERPYPCEACGKRFTRLEHLRNHFMTIHQAGKLVCRKCKRQVSEQTGCVVQQGTRRYRLCHKCLTETNLQGSPAGMDAERCPVSSVGSKHCRWALEEDQKSDDDTAEEEPYNLVVRRVADGAADETDEKVKPNLR
- the LOC140261595 gene encoding zinc finger and BTB domain-containing protein 8A-like isoform X2 gives rise to the protein MEISSHQFHLLEQLNEQRKQDLFCDCSILVEGQVFRAHRNVLFASSGYFKMLLSQSSKDTSQPTVATFEVFSPETFMVILDFVYSGILPLTGQNVIEVMSAASYLQMTDILNVCKTFIKSSLDINEKEKDHYLSLSAKSTAGEPAHASLYRSRRKAKSNPRRSYCVPDEKANVVSENSWSSYSTYLSSQVILQRAETQLSKRGRKQGSARKRRKHLGLSQTREFVQCKANKAERAEGCNASDCNHSSRAKEEAEFDAENDVGHGDDGYNPESEGTPKRWSVAQLEELSQTSELMELKAEELYSSVPTVLGVMSSWNEDLPRMRFKCPFCTHTVKRRADLKRHLRCHTGERPYPCEACGKRFTRLEHLRNHFMTIHQAGKLVCRKCKRQGSPAGMDAERCPVSSVGSKHCRWALEEDQKSDDDTAEEEPYNLVVRRVADGAADETDEKVKPNLR